Genomic window (Candidatus Nealsonbacteria bacterium CG07_land_8_20_14_0_80_39_13):
GAGGTCGGCTTCAAGCTGAAAAAAGGGCTGGATATTATTTTGACCGCCCGGCCGGGACTGGAGCTGAAAACATTCTTGGAAACAAAAAATATTTTAGACGACCTATTATCAAGGGCAAGAATATTGGGGAAAGAAGAGTAGGAAATGAAAAAAATAATTATAAAAATTTTAAGGTTTTATCAAAAGGTTTTGTCTCCTGATCAAGGAATATTCAGTTTTCTTTTTCGGAAATCTTGCCGATTTTATCCCACTTGCTCCGAGTATGCTTGTCTGGCGGTTGAGAAGCGCGGGGTGATTAAAGGAATATGGCTGGGGATGAAAAGAATATCAAGATGTCATCCCTGGCGCGAAGGTGGAGTAGATATGCCGTAAATTTTAAATTTCAAATTTCAAATT
Coding sequences:
- a CDS encoding membrane protein insertion efficiency factor YidD, translating into MKKIIIKILRFYQKVLSPDQGIFSFLFRKSCRFYPTCSEYACLAVEKRGVIKGIWLGMKRISRCHPWREGGVDMP